The following are encoded together in the Vespa velutina chromosome 3, iVesVel2.1, whole genome shotgun sequence genome:
- the LOC124947477 gene encoding transmembrane channel-like protein, with protein sequence MSEQQETERMMSQLEMQNKSHVDEQGEHEEHEECEERDEDYSVSASAIILRRNSSRRQSRRKRRTSSTFTTEGEEVNAVRRQSSAYTNSSIDTAISIEDSGTQEQVFEKLKLHKEVLSGVKEEPWPLRKKMKLVRQAKLYVRKHEGVLQERLAQNRSTKDVIARISLLITKKWQYFRRELINLKTWLIPWELRIKEIESHFGSAVASYFTFLRWLFWINFVITILLTAFVVVPEMFIADVKFAGERKIIPKEERIRSSHLTTLWKFEGILRYSPFFYGWYTNHDSKKGYRLPLAYFVTNLVVYTYSFVVILRKMAKNSRQSKLTEKEDECAFSWKLFTGWDFMIGNPETAHNRVASIVLSFKEALLEEAEKEKDKRNWKIILMRSFVHISVLFLLALSAYIVVEVVARSTDEEADKNLWRQNEITLVMSLISYVFPIIFEVLGLLESYHPRKQLRRQLARIMLLNLLNLYSLIFALFNKISYMKEKLIQLNPTKINCKYTPVKCVGNLINSESTVTLASLSLALMGSVTYANITDRSIKQDQSASIQYKGLIKEFLSNDNNFHNLNYGDYNANSEDYYNSGDYSRIDNDFDNTFIDNEINNTWLSTINNNEELQPTNSNLYINEDYRNTESFTENSTDSNSTKNVSGTLKDNNIYEIYNSSFNTTKEVNNFTTEYSVLSTEGNDNETYISNASNELNGSDISFTENIKHIVMCYERVCTSETQEEAPVQRLDLKTRKELRRLCWETMYGQELAKLTVMDLVMTIVSTLGMDFFRAVFIRCMNNCWCWDLEKQFPQYGDFKIAENILHLVNNQGMVWMGMFFSPGLAALNLLKLGILMYLRSWAVLTCNVPHEIVFRASRSNNFYFALLLMMLFLCVLPVGYAIVRVEPSWHCGPFSGYSRIYMFATKSLKDSLPEVIKPCLDYISSASMVIPLIVLMTLIIYYMASLTGSLREANNDLKIQLRQERTEKRRKLFKITEKRQEAIDTSITRWKKILPVLPSNDSYTAIAIEKLNDVVMHERKYSITLEEVGITDTETESLPHDFNLRQKMYEIRNFGSDSLVSPSSKDAIIPEIRINEVEDKTRKSNSHSLNEKN encoded by the exons ATGAGTGAACAACAAGAAACAGAAAGGATGATGAGTCAATTGGAAATGCAGAATAAATCACATGTTG ACGAGCAAGGGGAACATGAAGAACACGAAGAATGCGAGGAACGTGACGAAGATTATTCAGTATCAGCATCAGCCATCATTCTACGACGTAATTCTTCACGACGACAAAGTAGACGCAAACGACGAACGTCTTCAACCTTTACTACCGAAGGTGAAGAGGTCAATGCAGTTCGACGGCAATCTTCAGCATACACGAATAGCTCTATCGA CACAGCTATCTCGATCGAAGATAGTGGTACGCAAGAACAAGTCTTTGAAAAGCTAAAATTACATAAAGAAGTTTTGAGTGGTGTGAAGGAAGAACCATGGCCTCTacgtaaaaaaatgaaattagttCGACAAGCAAAATTATACGTTAGAAAACATGAAGGTGTTCTGCAAGAAAGACTCGCTCAAAATCGCAGCACCAAGGACGTCATTGCTCGTATTTCTCTTCTAATTACAAag AAATGGCAATATTTTCGACGTGAACTGATCAATCTTAAGACTTGGCTTATACCGTGGGAACTTCgtattaaagaaatagaatcacACTTTGGTTCAGCCGTGGCGTCGTATTTTACATTTCTAAGATGGCTCTTTTGGATCAATTTTGTGATTACTATTTTGCTTACAGCATTTGTAGTAGTACCTGAG ATGTTCATAGCCGACGTAAAGTTCGCTggtgagagaaaaataataccaaaggaagaaagaataagatcTAGTCATTTAACGACATTATGGAAGTTCGAGGGTATCCTTAGatattctccatttttttatgGCTGGTATACTAATCATGATTCGAAGAAAGGCTATAGACTACCACTTGCTTACTTCGTTACTAATCTTGTCGTCTACACTTACAGCTTCGTTGTGATATTACGAaa AATGGCTAAAAATTCTCGGCAAAGTAAACTCacggaaaaagaagatgaatgtGCTTTCTCATGGAAACTTTTTACCGGTTGGGACTTCATGATTGGTAATCCCGAGACTGCTCATAATCGTGTTGCAAGTATAGTTCTTAGTTTTAAAGAGGCTCTTTTAGAAGAagctgaaaaagaaaaggataaaagaaa ttggaaaattatattgatgaGAAGCTTTGTCCATATatcagttctttttttattagcaCTGTCAGCTTATATTGTAGTTGAAGTAGTAGCACGAAGTACAGATGAAGAAGCTGATAAAAATTTGTGGCGTCAAAATGAGATCACATTGGTGATGTCTCTCATTTCTTACGtttttccaattatttttgaaGTTCTTGGTCTTCTCGAAAGTTATCATCCTAGGAAGCAACTTCGAAGGCAATTGGcaag GATAATGCTCCTTAATCTTTTGAATTTGTACTCATTAATATTCGCACTCTTCAATAAAATAAGTTACATG aaagaaaaattgattcaattaaatcctacaaaaataaattgtaaatatacacCTGTAAAATGTGTTGGCAATTTGATAAATTCCGAATCAACTGTAACTTTAGCATCTCTCAGCCTAGCGTTAATGGGTAGTGTCACTTATGCAAATATCACTGATCGATCAATCAAACAAGATCAATCtg CTTCTATACAATACAAAGGATTGATCAAAGAATTTCTgtcgaacgataataattttcacaatCTCAATTACGGAGATTACAATGCCAACTCTGAAGATTATTACAACAGTGGCGATTATTCACGGATTGATAACGACTTCGATAATACTTTCATagacaatgaaattaataatacttggttgagtacaattaataataacgaggaATTACAGCCGACTAAttcaaatttgtatattaacgAAGATTATCGAAATACTGAAAGTTTTACAGAAAATTCGACGGACAGTAACTCGACCAAAAACGTATCTGGTAcattgaaagataataatatttatgaaatatataattctagtTTCAACACGACGAAGgaagttaataattttacgacAGAGTACAGTGTACTCAGTACGGAAGGAAATGACAATGAAACGTACATATCAAATGCTTCGAACGAACTGAATGGATCTGATATTTCATTtacagaaaatataaaacatatcgTTATGTGTTACGAGAGAGTTTGCACCAGTGAGACGCAAGAAG AGGCACCAGTACAAAGGTTAGATTTAAAAACACGTAAAGAGCTTCGACGTTTATGTTGGGAAACAATGTATGGACAGGAACTTGCTAAATTGACTGTTATGGATTTG GTAATGACAATTGTTTCCACACTTGGTATGGATTTTTTTCGAGCTGTATTCATACGTTGTATGAACAATTGTTGGTGTTGGGATCTTGAAAAACAATTTCCACAATATGGGGATTTTAAAATTGCCGAAAATATACTCCATTTAGTGAATAATCAGGGCATGGTCTGGATGGGCATGTTCTTCAGTCCTGGTCTGGCAGCGTTGAATCTTCTGAAGCTAGGCATTCTTATGTATTTACGTTCGTGGGCAGTGTTAACATGCAATGTACCTCATGAAATAGTTTTTCGAGCATCTAg GtccaataatttctattttgcattattattGATGATGTTATTTTTATGCGTACTACCAGTCGGTTATGCCATAGTTCGGGTCGAACCATCCTGGCATTGCGGTCCATTTTCTGGCTACTCAAGAATCTATATGTTTGCAACGAAAAGCCTTAAAGATAGTTTACCTGAAGTGATCAAACC ATGTCTCGATTATATATCATCAGCTAGCATGGTAATACCTCTAATCGTTCTAATGACACTAATTATTTACTACATGGCTTCACTTACGGGATCTCTCAGAGAAGCCAATAATGATTTAAAG ataCAGTTACGTCAAGAACGTACGGAAAAACGACGTAAATTATTCAAGATTAcggaaaaaagacaagaagcTATCGATACGTCAATCACTAGATGGAAAAAAATCTTACCAGTTTTACCGTCAA ACGATTCTTATACAGCGATCGCGATTGAAAAACTAAACGATGTGGTAATGCATGAAAGGAAATATTCGATCACTTTGGAAGAAGTTGGAATTACTGATACTGAAACTGAATCTTTGCCACatgattttaatttacgtcaaaaaatgtatgaaattCGAAATTTTGGCAG CGATTCTTTAGTATCACCGTCGAGCAAGGATGCAATTATACCAGAGATTCGAATAAATGAGGTCGAagataaaacaagaaagagtAATTCTCAttcattaaatgaaaaaaattag